The proteins below are encoded in one region of Pseudoduganella armeniaca:
- a CDS encoding DUF3025 domain-containing protein: MFGTIDWAQPWYASVRAAASLAAQQHADVIPAFNARAAALGLVNHAGLPLRFVPQASLPEGTAYEEFIGATGNVPTRDNLHDFFNGLVWLTFPLVKRQLNALQAAQIARDGVGKSRGPARDAATIFDENAALLVVRDDADGIALVDALRNHQWREAFVGRAAQFGDSAEVWLFGHALMEKLVAPYKVITAHTRVVMAPAVYFTWPSPQRQAWLDEQVAGQLQQEGLSNAGFTPLPVLGIPGWWPAQDDAFYNDTAVFRPKRHTPKQENA; encoded by the coding sequence GTGTTCGGCACGATCGACTGGGCGCAGCCGTGGTACGCGTCCGTACGCGCCGCGGCCTCCCTGGCCGCGCAGCAGCACGCGGACGTGATCCCGGCGTTCAATGCACGCGCGGCGGCGCTGGGCCTGGTCAACCATGCCGGCCTGCCGCTGCGCTTCGTGCCGCAGGCCAGCCTGCCGGAGGGTACGGCGTACGAGGAGTTCATCGGCGCCACCGGCAATGTGCCCACGCGCGACAACCTGCACGACTTTTTCAACGGCCTGGTATGGCTGACGTTCCCGCTGGTGAAACGCCAGCTGAACGCATTGCAGGCCGCGCAGATCGCACGTGACGGCGTCGGCAAGTCGCGCGGCCCAGCCCGCGACGCGGCCACGATCTTCGACGAGAACGCCGCGCTGCTGGTGGTGCGGGACGATGCCGATGGCATCGCCCTGGTCGACGCGCTGCGCAACCACCAGTGGCGCGAGGCCTTCGTTGGGCGCGCGGCGCAGTTCGGGGACAGCGCGGAGGTCTGGCTGTTCGGCCACGCGTTGATGGAAAAGCTGGTCGCGCCGTACAAGGTGATCACAGCGCACACGCGCGTGGTGATGGCGCCGGCCGTGTACTTCACGTGGCCGTCGCCGCAACGGCAGGCCTGGCTGGACGAGCAGGTGGCAGGCCAATTGCAGCAGGAAGGGTTGAGCAACGCAGGATTCACGCCGCTGCCGGTGCTGGGCATTCCCGGCTGGTGGCCGGCGCAGGATGACGCTTTTTATAACGACACCGCCGTGTTCCGCCCCAAGCGGCACACGCCCAAACAGGAGAACGCATGA
- a CDS encoding Gfo/Idh/MocA family protein, protein MTQTKTIRWGILGTGKIAKAFATALKDTPDAVLAAVASRSVDSATAFVTEYGSHELTKSHGSYQALADDPDVDAIYIATPHPMHHENALMCLNAGKAILVEKAFTVNRREAEEIVALARAKKLFVMEAMWTRFHPSLLEAKRIVASGEIGTVATIQADLGFYADVGPEHRLFNPALGGGSLLDLGIYPLSIATYFLGPVQSVQASGQIGPTGVDVQAVFALTHENGGLSACSSSLLARTPVECTICGSKGFIRLHSRFHNTEDLTVELNDGSRRAVHVPRIGNGYAHEIIEVNRCLREGLLESPVMPLDETLALMGVLDEMRKQIGVTYEADRVG, encoded by the coding sequence ATGACGCAGACCAAAACCATCCGCTGGGGCATCCTCGGCACGGGCAAGATCGCCAAGGCCTTCGCCACCGCATTGAAGGACACGCCGGACGCCGTGCTCGCGGCCGTCGCGTCGCGCAGTGTTGATAGCGCTACCGCTTTCGTCACTGAATACGGCTCGCACGAGCTGACGAAAAGCCATGGCAGCTACCAGGCGCTGGCCGACGATCCGGACGTGGATGCGATCTACATCGCCACGCCGCACCCGATGCACCACGAGAACGCGCTGATGTGCCTGAACGCGGGCAAGGCGATCCTGGTCGAAAAGGCGTTTACGGTGAACCGCCGTGAAGCGGAGGAAATCGTCGCGCTGGCGCGCGCGAAAAAGCTGTTCGTCATGGAAGCCATGTGGACGCGCTTCCACCCCTCACTGCTGGAAGCCAAGCGCATCGTCGCCAGCGGCGAGATTGGCACGGTGGCCACGATCCAGGCCGACCTGGGCTTCTACGCGGACGTGGGTCCCGAGCACCGCCTGTTCAACCCCGCGCTGGGCGGCGGCTCGCTGCTGGACTTGGGCATCTACCCGCTGTCGATCGCCACATATTTCCTGGGCCCAGTGCAGTCCGTGCAAGCCAGCGGCCAGATCGGCCCGACGGGCGTGGACGTGCAGGCCGTGTTCGCGCTGACGCACGAAAACGGCGGCCTGTCCGCCTGCAGCAGCAGCCTCTTGGCGCGCACGCCGGTCGAATGCACGATCTGCGGCAGCAAGGGCTTTATTCGCCTGCACAGCCGCTTCCACAACACCGAGGACCTGACGGTGGAACTGAACGACGGCAGCCGCCGCGCCGTGCATGTGCCGCGCATCGGCAACGGCTATGCGCACGAGATCATCGAGGTCAATCGCTGCCTGCGCGAGGGGCTGCTGGAGAGTCCTGTCATGCCGCTGGATGAGACCTTGGCGCTGATGGGGGTGCTCGATGAGATGAGAAAGCAGATCGGCGTGACGTACGAGGCCGATCGGGTGGGGTAA